From Firmicutes bacterium CAG:345, the proteins below share one genomic window:
- a CDS encoding iron compound ABC transporter permease protein (product inferred by homology to UniProt) yields MKKIKSSTKFIILLATSIVGLLIMFFLSLYFGAEKNINFVDIINSLFRFNDEIFNEVIVRNIRLPRFIADILVGASLAIAGALMQGTTKNPMADSGIMGISSGSVFGVVIIMTFFPNISRLGRIGISCLGAAIVTFLIYGIAMMSKRGMTPDRMVLSGMAISTLFSSVTTALVLKQGTSSEMFKYMSGSSANTIWLDIELALPFFLVCFILGIIISRNLTILSLGDETSTGLGVNGKVIKLLSTIIVLVLSAIAVVIIGPVSYVGLMIPHIVRYIVGSDYRFVIPSCGLLGALFVTFVDFLARNIMPEIELPIGLIITLIGVPFFIFVSRKKTAEDAY; encoded by the coding sequence ATGAAGAAGATTAAATCAAGTACAAAATTTATAATTTTATTGGCAACTAGTATAGTGGGTTTATTAATAATGTTTTTCCTTTCTTTGTATTTTGGTGCTGAGAAAAACATTAATTTTGTCGATATTATAAATTCGTTATTTCGTTTCAACGATGAAATTTTTAATGAAGTAATAGTAAGAAATATTAGACTTCCACGTTTTATCGCTGATATTTTAGTCGGTGCAAGTCTAGCAATAGCTGGAGCTTTAATGCAAGGCACAACAAAAAACCCTATGGCTGATTCAGGAATTATGGGAATATCTTCTGGTTCAGTTTTTGGAGTAGTAATAATAATGACTTTCTTTCCAAATATTTCAAGATTAGGAAGAATTGGTATCTCTTGTTTGGGGGCAGCTATTGTAACTTTTCTGATATATGGAATTGCTATGATGAGCAAAAGAGGAATGACTCCAGATAGAATGGTTTTATCTGGCATGGCTATATCAACTTTGTTTTCCTCTGTAACAACAGCTTTAGTATTAAAACAAGGAACAAGTTCCGAAATGTTCAAATACATGTCTGGATCTAGTGCCAATACAATATGGTTAGATATAGAATTAGCTTTACCTTTCTTTCTTGTCTGCTTCATATTGGGAATAATAATCTCCAGGAATTTAACTATTCTTTCTCTTGGAGATGAGACAAGTACTGGACTTGGTGTCAATGGTAAAGTCATCAAATTGTTATCAACTATAATCGTTCTAGTTTTATCAGCCATAGCGGTTGTTATAATCGGCCCTGTATCTTATGTTGGATTAATGATTCCTCATATAGTTAGATATATAGTTGGTTCTGATTATCGTTTCGTCATTCCAAGCTGTGGACTTCTGGGAGCATTATTTGTAACTTTTGTAGATTTTTTAGCAAGAAACATAATGCCAGAAATTGAACTGCCTATTGGATTAATTATCACTTTGATCGGTGTTCCTTTCTTTATATTCGTCTCGAGAAAAAAAACTGCGGAGGATGCTTATTAA
- a CDS encoding putative uncharacterized protein (product inferred by homology to UniProt) yields MLNEKLKELRENIGLSQADVADLMFCSRSLIAKWEQGRANPSDNDLKSLSDIYKCSYEELLKETKNIDVSSFSFTIKSPFKYYSNSFSYLFFPYIFSMILVFLLYGAIGTIIGILSSHDVHNDMKYFIAMWIAIIALSPLLLFVAYKTKKRAQGGVGLPLTILGHKELETVSINHNEKTIFINIKREFNGTRNSYTEMKINFAKEKRKYFIVGESRFHSAILPKDKTPIEIQDIIKKINI; encoded by the coding sequence ATGCTAAATGAAAAATTAAAAGAGTTAAGAGAAAATATTGGACTTTCTCAAGCTGATGTAGCTGATTTAATGTTTTGTTCAAGATCTCTAATTGCAAAATGGGAGCAAGGAAGAGCAAATCCAAGTGATAATGATTTAAAGTCTTTATCGGATATTTATAAATGTTCTTACGAGGAACTATTAAAAGAAACAAAAAATATTGACGTTAGTTCTTTTTCATTTACTATAAAATCACCATTTAAATATTATTCTAATTCATTTTCTTATCTATTCTTTCCATACATATTCTCTATGATATTAGTATTCTTACTATATGGTGCTATTGGCACTATCATTGGTATCTTATCTAGTCACGATGTTCATAATGATATGAAGTATTTTATTGCTATGTGGATTGCAATAATAGCTTTATCACCTCTTTTATTATTCGTTGCATATAAAACAAAGAAAAGAGCACAAGGTGGAGTTGGATTGCCATTAACTATACTAGGACATAAAGAATTAGAAACAGTTTCAATTAATCATAATGAAAAAACTATTTTTATAAATATTAAAAGAGAATTTAATGGAACAAGAAATTCTTATACAGAAATGAAAATAAATTTCGCTAAAGAAAAAAGAAAATATTTTATTGTCGGTGAATCGCGATTCCACTCAGCAATTTTACCTAAAGATAAAACACCTATTGAAATACAAGATATAATCAAAAAAATAAATATATAA
- a CDS encoding lin2946 protein (product inferred by homology to UniProt), giving the protein MNKELTFAQKVLQYNKTLSSIQLNLPDGFRIINPFTGDSKDVVQNITKAFYEKYYNDNKSRCLILESSPARRGTAVTGVPFEDAFHIQKETGIMINNFYVNKSSSNFLYDVIEKYGGAKTFYSKFFLNFVFPLGIVKINSKGNEVNCNFYDSKNLQKYFQNFIIDSIRTIISFGIDTSVCFCIGSGKNFSILNELNKMYKFFEKIIPLEHPRYIMQYNSKNKETFINKYLAALKIV; this is encoded by the coding sequence ATGAATAAAGAATTAACATTTGCACAAAAGGTATTACAATATAATAAAACTCTTTCGTCTATTCAATTGAACTTACCGGATGGATTTAGAATTATTAATCCATTTACTGGTGATTCTAAAGATGTTGTACAAAACATAACAAAGGCATTTTATGAAAAATATTATAATGATAATAAAAGCAGATGTTTAATTTTGGAAAGTTCACCAGCACGACGTGGCACTGCAGTTACTGGTGTTCCTTTTGAAGATGCTTTTCATATTCAAAAAGAAACAGGAATTATGATTAATAATTTTTATGTAAATAAATCATCTTCTAATTTCTTATATGATGTTATAGAAAAATATGGTGGAGCAAAAACCTTTTATTCAAAATTTTTCTTAAACTTTGTTTTTCCGCTTGGTATAGTCAAAATAAACTCTAAAGGTAATGAAGTAAACTGCAATTTTTACGATAGTAAAAATCTTCAAAAGTATTTTCAAAATTTTATTATTGATTCTATCCGTACAATTATAAGTTTTGGAATTGATACCTCAGTTTGTTTTTGTATCGGTAGTGGGAAAAATTTTTCGATATTAAATGAACTAAATAAAATGTATAAATTTTTTGAAAAGATTATCCCACTAGAACATCCTAGATATATTATGCAATATAATTCAAAAAACAAGGAAACATTTATTAATAAGTACTTAGCAGCATTAAAAATTGTATAG
- a CDS encoding unknown (no significant homology to UniProt) has protein sequence MSNEFVTFEIDKIERRKLSYDKCRYNYTFIRAACISVAIGFLLKLIGLIAKPQNNNLRLFCDSAILPSIVIGIVFLIIATVGLALSWIPKTNEKISIHFDQNTKIIEISTRKRKAKKLKYIQLM, from the coding sequence ATGAGCAATGAATTTGTAACATTTGAAATAGATAAAATCGAAAGACGTAAACTTTCTTATGATAAATGTCGCTATAACTATACGTTTATAAGAGCAGCTTGTATTTCCGTTGCCATCGGATTCTTACTCAAGCTGATTGGGCTTATCGCCAAACCTCAAAACAATAATTTAAGACTATTTTGTGATTCTGCAATACTTCCATCAATTGTCATAGGTATCGTATTCCTTATTATTGCGACAGTAGGATTAGCATTGTCTTGGATTCCTAAAACTAATGAAAAAATTAGCATTCATTTTGATCAAAATACAAAAATAATAGAGATTTCAACAAGAAAAAGAAAAGCAAAAAAATTAAAGTACATTCAATTAATGTAA
- a CDS encoding putative uncharacterized protein (product inferred by homology to UniProt), translating into MAERIFERKIYQKMLKWKKDSNGKTALLIKGARRVGKSTIAEEFAKKEYSSYILIDFSIAPKEVHNLFSDLSDLNYLFLRLQLIYHVNLENRKSVIIFDEVQKEPLARQAIKHLVKDGRYDYIETGSLLSIKKNVENIVIPSEETRIEMVPMDYEEFRWALGDKATIPMLKTAFENKISLGDDVNRRMMRDFRLYMLVGGMPQAVNEYIDTNNFSKVDEMKRSILELYQDDFRKIDSTGKASLMFSAIPSELTKNASRYQVSSVIPNEKQNRVLGIIADMKDSLTVNLAYHANDPSAGISLHEDISKYKMFLGDTGLFTTLAFMDKDFTENIIYEKLLNDKLDTDLGYLYENIVAQMLYASGNKLFYYTFPKNNSTHNYEIDFIITKKNKVCPIEVKSSGYKTHASIDAFSNKFSSKIGQKYLIYTKDLRKDGDLLCVPLYMTMFL; encoded by the coding sequence ATGGCAGAAAGAATTTTTGAACGTAAAATATATCAAAAAATGTTAAAGTGGAAAAAAGATTCTAATGGAAAAACAGCTCTTCTTATTAAAGGGGCAAGACGTGTTGGAAAATCTACTATTGCTGAGGAGTTTGCTAAAAAAGAATATTCTAGCTATATATTAATCGATTTTTCTATAGCACCAAAAGAAGTCCATAATTTATTTAGTGATTTGTCTGATTTAAATTATTTGTTTTTACGTCTTCAACTTATTTATCATGTGAATTTAGAAAATAGAAAGTCAGTTATCATTTTTGATGAGGTTCAAAAAGAGCCGTTGGCTAGACAAGCAATAAAACATCTAGTAAAAGATGGAAGATATGATTATATTGAAACTGGCTCTTTATTATCTATAAAAAAGAATGTTGAAAATATTGTTATTCCAAGTGAAGAAACAAGAATTGAAATGGTACCTATGGATTATGAAGAATTCCGTTGGGCTTTAGGAGATAAAGCAACAATTCCTATGCTAAAAACTGCATTTGAAAATAAAATATCTTTAGGTGATGATGTTAATCGTAGAATGATGAGAGATTTTAGACTATATATGTTAGTTGGTGGAATGCCTCAAGCAGTAAATGAATATATTGATACAAACAATTTTAGTAAAGTTGATGAAATGAAACGTTCTATATTAGAGCTTTATCAAGACGATTTTAGAAAAATAGATTCAACAGGAAAAGCTTCACTAATGTTTTCAGCAATCCCGTCAGAATTAACTAAAAATGCATCTAGATATCAAGTATCTAGTGTAATACCAAATGAGAAACAAAATCGAGTACTTGGAATCATTGCTGATATGAAGGATTCATTAACTGTCAATTTAGCCTATCATGCAAATGATCCAAGTGCTGGAATATCTTTACATGAAGATATTTCTAAATATAAAATGTTTTTAGGTGATACAGGCTTATTTACTACACTTGCTTTTATGGATAAAGATTTTACTGAAAATATTATTTATGAAAAGCTTCTAAATGATAAGTTAGATACTGATTTAGGATATTTGTATGAAAATATAGTGGCTCAAATGCTTTATGCATCTGGAAATAAATTATTCTATTATACATTTCCTAAAAATAATTCAACTCACAATTATGAAATAGATTTCATAATCACAAAAAAGAATAAGGTATGTCCAATTGAAGTGAAATCTTCTGGATATAAAACTCATGCATCTATTGATGCTTTTTCCAATAAATTTTCAAGTAAAATAGGTCAAAAATATTTGATTTATACAAAAGATTTAAGAAAAGATGGAGATTTACTTTGTGTTCCTTTATATATGACAATGTTTTTATAA
- a CDS encoding iron compound ABC transporter permease protein (product inferred by homology to UniProt) produces MKKYLLKFKNYNSLKKGIIINVFLFALTIVVFFIGCNVGQYKISVLKVFETLFGGGDKYSKMTLFEFRLPRLCLALLVGIGMGVAGVSMQNLLHNDLASPGTLGVSDGSGLFVTLYVALFKTSSSSAILLPILALAGGLLSAVIIFALSVKRKSNINPIRMIMTGVSMSAAYGAIGTIMMYALDQSQLEFLQRWQSGELWGTDWSYISILAIWLLIFGSIIYYKSRTLNAIDMGYDIAKGIGINVKKEFIIIAFCAVAISSASVAFGGNFFFLGLIGPHIARKMVGTDNRVLFPASSLISAILILISDMLVMGVDFLINIPTGILVSILSVPYFIYLLIKEG; encoded by the coding sequence ATGAAAAAGTATCTTCTTAAATTTAAAAACTATAATTCCTTAAAAAAAGGAATTATCATCAATGTTTTCTTGTTTGCCCTTACTATTGTGGTTTTTTTTATAGGATGCAATGTCGGTCAATATAAAATTTCAGTTTTAAAAGTCTTCGAAACTTTATTTGGTGGCGGTGACAAATATTCAAAAATGACTTTATTTGAATTTCGTCTTCCAAGATTATGTTTAGCTCTTTTAGTAGGAATAGGTATGGGAGTAGCTGGTGTCAGCATGCAAAATCTTCTGCATAATGATCTCGCTAGTCCAGGAACATTAGGGGTTTCTGATGGAAGTGGTCTTTTTGTAACACTATATGTTGCCCTTTTTAAAACCAGTTCTTCTTCTGCAATATTGCTTCCTATATTAGCCTTAGCTGGAGGACTGCTATCTGCTGTTATTATATTTGCTTTATCGGTGAAAAGAAAAAGCAATATCAATCCAATAAGAATGATAATGACTGGTGTCAGCATGTCTGCAGCCTATGGAGCTATAGGGACTATTATGATGTACGCCCTCGATCAGTCTCAACTTGAATTTCTACAAAGATGGCAATCAGGCGAACTTTGGGGAACCGATTGGAGTTATATTTCAATATTAGCAATATGGCTATTGATATTCGGAAGTATTATCTACTATAAATCCAGAACTTTAAATGCCATAGATATGGGGTACGATATCGCCAAAGGAATTGGAATAAACGTAAAAAAAGAATTCATTATCATCGCTTTTTGTGCAGTTGCCATTTCCTCAGCTTCTGTTGCTTTTGGCGGGAATTTCTTTTTCCTCGGTCTTATTGGGCCACATATTGCAAGAAAAATGGTCGGAACAGATAATAGAGTTTTATTCCCAGCCAGCTCTTTAATCTCAGCTATTCTGATATTGATTTCCGATATGTTAGTTATGGGAGTAGATTTCCTCATAAACATTCCTACAGGAA
- a CDS encoding iron compound ABC transporter iron compound-binding protein (product inferred by homology to UniProt): protein MKLNFKKLFVLISILFMASCSTNPSNSSSSNNTKLDLPEMPTLVDNREENVKMKTITTLNGDEVTYNANTRKIVALGCAGDILSLGLRPLAVDGNANSNGYEDYFYGVEKLKNTQPFDPEEVLSYYPDLILTYDTMEQKDIAKLEKIAPVIPIYFSTYDYNLRISYLGDIFDMQENSSSLISFCKDLEEKSLKSIENLKIKDKTVTVFSYMNGICIPPDFNGAFVFNHILYDILNFGKNEKVEQYLNNQAQPAYSPISSEKLREYEGDFNIYASMDETDTSIPDVVKTNEGWKSLKCVKENHVGVINIILFSLKDVLYMADQYQSIFNAIEQAL from the coding sequence ATGAAATTAAATTTCAAAAAATTATTCGTTCTAATTTCGATATTATTCATGGCTTCCTGTAGCACTAACCCATCTAATTCATCCAGTAGTAATAATACTAAATTAGACTTACCTGAAATGCCTACTTTGGTCGACAATCGTGAAGAGAATGTTAAAATGAAGACCATTACAACATTGAATGGAGATGAAGTTACTTATAATGCTAATACCAGAAAAATTGTAGCATTAGGCTGTGCGGGAGATATTTTATCTTTAGGTTTAAGACCTTTAGCGGTCGATGGTAACGCTAATAGCAATGGCTATGAAGATTATTTCTATGGAGTAGAAAAGTTAAAAAATACTCAGCCATTTGATCCTGAAGAAGTTTTAAGCTATTATCCAGATTTGATTTTAACCTACGATACAATGGAGCAAAAAGATATTGCAAAATTGGAAAAAATTGCTCCAGTAATACCTATTTATTTCAGCACGTATGATTATAATTTAAGAATTTCTTACTTAGGCGATATCTTCGATATGCAAGAAAACAGCTCTTCTTTAATATCTTTTTGCAAAGATCTTGAAGAAAAAAGTTTAAAAAGCATTGAGAATTTAAAAATTAAAGATAAAACTGTTACTGTTTTCTCCTATATGAATGGAATATGTATTCCACCTGATTTCAATGGTGCTTTTGTTTTCAACCATATCTTATATGATATTTTAAATTTTGGAAAAAACGAAAAAGTAGAGCAATATTTAAATAACCAAGCTCAACCAGCTTATTCTCCTATCTCTAGTGAAAAATTGAGAGAATATGAAGGAGACTTCAATATCTATGCTTCGATGGATGAAACTGATACCAGTATTCCTGATGTTGTTAAAACCAATGAAGGTTGGAAAAGTCTTAAATGTGTCAAAGAAAATCATGTTGGCGTTATCAATATAATACTATTCTCTTTAAAAGATGTTTTATATATGGCTGATCAATATCAATCTATTTTTAATGCTATAGAACAAGCTTTATAG